From a single Solanum dulcamara chromosome 4, daSolDulc1.2, whole genome shotgun sequence genomic region:
- the LOC129885589 gene encoding LRR receptor-like serine/threonine-protein kinase RGI5: MSKSRTSVFFFLFLFSVSSVQSIPPSSDIIALQAFKAAIKPSSIPSYSCLGSWNFTTDPCSVPRVTHFTCGLSCSSGNRVTELTLDPAGYTGTLTPLISKLTQLVTLDLQNNYFYGPIPSSLSSLLNLKNLVLRFNSFSGSVPPSIASLKSLLSLDLSHNLISGFPNSMNELTSLRRLDLSYNKLTGSLPKLPPNLLELAAKANLLSGSLLKSSFDGLNQLEVVELSENSLSGTIEPWFFQLPSLQQIDMANNSFTLVEISRVVNLKSDLVAVDLGFNKIEGNLPVNFAIFPRLSSLSLRYNKFRGPIPLQYSRKATLKRLYLDGNFLNGSPPAGFFGRQTSVTGSLGDNCLQKCPISSQLCLKSQKPTSICQQAYGGKPKSCVSQCL, encoded by the coding sequence ATGTCAAAATCAAGAACCTctgttttcttctttctctttcttttttcagtTTCATCAGTTCAATCAATTCCTCCATCTTCAGATATAATCGCCCTTCAAGCTTTTAAAGCCGCCATTAAACCTTCTTCTATTCcttcatattcttgtttaggaTCTTGGAATTTCACTACTGACCCTTGCTCTGTCCCTCGTGTCACCCATTTCACTTGTGGCCTTTCTTGTAGCTCTGGTAACAGAGTAACTGAACTTACCCTTGATCCTGCTGGTTATACAGGGACTCTTACTCCATTAATTTCTAAACTCACTCAACTTGTCACTCTTGATCTTCAAAACAACTATTTCTATGGCCCAATTCCTTCTTCTCTGTCTTCTTTACTGAATCTCAAGAACCTGGTTCTTCGATTCAATTCATTTTCTGGGTCGGTTCCACCTTCCATCGCTTCTTTAAAATCTCTGCTTTCTCTTGATCTTTCTCATAATTTGATTTCTGGGTTTCCAAATTCGATGAATGAGTTAACCAGCTTGAGAAGACTTGATCTTAGTTACAATAAGCTTACTGGGTCACTCCCAAAATTACCCCCAAATCTACTAGAGCTTGCTGCGAAGGCTAATTTACTATCCGGGTCTCTATTAAAATCCTCTTTTGACGGGTTAAATCAGCTGGAAGTTGTGGAGCTTAGTGAAAATTCGTTATCTGGAACTATTGAACCTTGGTTCTTTCAGTTACCTTCGTTACAACAAATCGACATGGCGAACAACAGCTTTACACTTGTCGAGATCTCAAGGGTTGTTAATTTGAAAAGCGACCTTGTCGCCGTCGATTTGGGTTTCAACAAAATCGAAGGAAATTTGCCGGTAAATTTCGCGATTTTCCCTCGATTGTCGTCGTTGTCACTGAGGTACAATAAGTTTCGTGGACCGATTCCGTTGCAGTACAGCAGAAAGGCGACGTTGAAAAGGCTGTATCTTGACGGAAATTTCTTGAATGGGTCGCCGCCGGCGGGATTTTTCGGCCGGCAAACTTCAGTTACCGGCAGTTTAGGAGATAATTGTTTACAAAAATGTCCGATTTCTTCGCAACTTTGCTTGAAATCACAGAAACCTACGTCAATTTGTCAGCAAGCTTATGGTGGGAAACCAAAGTCTTGTGTCAGTCAATGTTTGTGA